The following coding sequences are from one Rutidosis leptorrhynchoides isolate AG116_Rl617_1_P2 chromosome 11, CSIRO_AGI_Rlap_v1, whole genome shotgun sequence window:
- the LOC139877838 gene encoding protein RALF-like 24 — MKSILLPFFIFFLHTDFQISSGVSIIDSNLPKNEEFSPMVKRVCDEKMVEYSQDEMMESEISRRVLLMEKKYISYETLKRDLVPCGTPGASYYNCKGKGVANTYNRGCEIITRCARDAINT; from the coding sequence ACCATTTTTCATCTTTTTCTTACATACCGACTTCCAAATTTCATCTGGGGTCTCAATTATAGACTCCAATTTGCCTAAAAATGAAGAATTTAGTCCAATGGTGAAGAGGGTTTGTGATGAAAAGATGGTTGAGTATTCACAAGATGAGATGATGGAATCTGAAATTAGTAGGAGGGTGTTGTTGATGGAGAAAAAGTATATAAGTTATGAAACATTGAAGAGGGATCTTGTACCTTGTGGTACACCTGGAGCTTCATATTACAATTGTAAAGGTAAAGGGGTTGCTAACACTTATAATCGAGGATGTGAAATTATCACAAGATGTGCTAGAGATGCTATAAATACATAA